A single window of Streptomyces xanthii DNA harbors:
- a CDS encoding lysozyme, with protein sequence MPVHRPGTTLRRTRLGVVGALLAALSLLVALPGAAQAGDVPQRGEAYMGMGVAAHDGDTGEPPMTRATQTEGVDVSGHQGNVAWSTLWNSGVRWAYVKGTEGTYYTNPYFAQQYNGSYNVGMIRGSYHFATPDTTSGATQANYFVDHGGGWSRDGKTLPGALDIEWNPYGAACYGKTQSGMVTWIRDFLNQYKARTGRDAVIYTATSWWTQCTGNYGGFAAYNPLWIARYSSTVGTLPAGWGYYTMWQYTSSGPTVGDHDKFNGALDRVVALANG encoded by the coding sequence ATGCCCGTGCACAGACCCGGAACGACGCTCCGCCGGACCCGCCTCGGCGTGGTCGGCGCCCTTCTCGCAGCCCTCTCCCTCCTCGTCGCCCTGCCGGGCGCGGCGCAGGCGGGCGACGTCCCCCAGCGCGGTGAGGCCTACATGGGCATGGGCGTCGCCGCCCACGACGGCGACACCGGCGAACCGCCCATGACCCGCGCCACCCAGACCGAGGGCGTCGACGTCAGCGGCCACCAGGGCAACGTGGCCTGGTCGACGCTCTGGAACAGCGGCGTGCGCTGGGCCTACGTCAAGGGCACCGAGGGCACGTACTACACGAACCCGTACTTCGCGCAGCAGTACAACGGCTCGTACAACGTCGGAATGATCCGCGGCTCGTACCACTTCGCGACGCCGGACACGACGAGCGGCGCCACCCAGGCCAACTACTTCGTGGACCACGGCGGCGGCTGGTCCCGCGACGGCAAGACGCTGCCGGGCGCCCTCGACATCGAGTGGAACCCCTACGGCGCCGCCTGCTACGGCAAGACGCAGAGCGGGATGGTCACCTGGATCCGTGACTTCCTGAACCAGTACAAGGCCCGCACGGGCCGTGACGCCGTGATCTACACGGCGACCAGCTGGTGGACCCAGTGCACCGGCAACTACGGCGGCTTCGCGGCCTACAACCCGCTGTGGATCGCCCGCTACTCCTCCACCGTGGGCACGCTCCCGGCGGGCTGGGGCTACTACACGATGTGGCAGTACACGTCGTCCGGCCCGACGGTCGGCGACCACGACAAGTTCAACGGCGCCCTGGACCGCGTGGTCGCCCTCGCGAACGGCTGA
- a CDS encoding M4 family metallopeptidase produces MAAAHADTAAPAAAATAKPGTDTPALVTGLHEEVPATGTAADAARGHLKAKKSRYRIEDTSSQDLASLGTTTDRGGRQTVRFQQKYRGVDVLGGQYVVRMTKKDGKRTVTGTSGSYFTQLKLPSVTPKVSEKVAVQRAIAAATPQLGSAPLHAPAKGKKAGENPLSGKANGVVVLPQGEGVLARHITVTGTASDGSPVQQEVYVDAHSGFPLLQYSGIQTFGTAHTAAGDTDDAARTETTDDAATDAVPSYVVKGSGTRYNGQKAELNLYKGADGTYQMIDYGLRTAEDPFNGPMLKTYDARGVDAAYASGVWPSGVKVFSSATPEFGVDATNAGAVDAHWAANKVYAYYKNHFGRKGLDDKDEYINSLVGVTANGGPYNNAFWDGTKMVYGQGGGDYRTFSADTDVVGHEMTHGVTQYTANLVYVGQSGAINEAISDYFGNAIDLEANGQSMDDPDSGLLGEDLCTTLSPRECALRDLNNDMTTQKDFIGVTARGDSGGVHLNSPIFSGALWDIRKALGGDLSDQIVYRALTSYMTPLDGFTEGRAAVVAAAQELGAGKAQVRSVEDAFARHGIVPGWETKLGTDTDTLLTGVNTYATNVGAGGGKYAVSRSNEDGSEPYSVWLGDTSGKGAPRQVSPNNGDYNVYASTDGKTVVWADYSSNGVKIMARPVDGGLTKQVDAIGSDVSGLVVEGDYVAYTAVNPQYGVTNVRYVNMKTGEVGLVDGGRPGRISGLPSVKGGKIAFAAVTPDANGNAVLGINVFDAAAGTTTAMPVSDSVQSVGQTAITDDGVFWIEDTDLTDGGKAMVRRAGLDGTNPVTVVPESGSGSLYAYTLTASDDAVTVTQLLPATSWANETLPKLYQVAPDGEGGPKRVSCNRGDQAYAAADTGQRVLWLDGTTGSTDLVKRDKPVGKC; encoded by the coding sequence ATGGCGGCCGCCCATGCGGACACCGCGGCACCCGCCGCTGCCGCCACCGCGAAGCCCGGGACCGACACCCCGGCACTGGTGACCGGCCTGCACGAGGAGGTCCCGGCGACCGGCACCGCGGCGGACGCGGCGCGCGGCCACCTCAAGGCCAAGAAGTCCCGGTACCGCATCGAGGACACTTCGTCGCAGGACCTCGCCTCGCTCGGCACCACGACCGACCGCGGCGGCCGGCAGACGGTCCGCTTCCAGCAGAAGTACCGGGGCGTCGACGTGCTCGGCGGCCAGTACGTCGTCCGGATGACGAAGAAGGACGGCAAGCGGACCGTCACGGGCACCTCCGGCAGCTACTTCACGCAGCTGAAGCTCCCCTCGGTCACCCCGAAGGTCTCCGAGAAGGTCGCGGTGCAACGCGCGATCGCCGCCGCCACCCCCCAGCTCGGCAGTGCCCCGCTGCACGCCCCGGCCAAGGGGAAGAAGGCCGGCGAGAACCCGCTCAGCGGCAAGGCGAACGGCGTCGTCGTCCTCCCGCAGGGCGAGGGCGTGCTGGCCCGGCACATCACCGTCACGGGCACTGCTTCCGACGGTTCGCCGGTGCAGCAGGAGGTGTACGTCGACGCGCACTCCGGCTTCCCGCTGCTGCAGTACAGCGGCATCCAGACCTTCGGTACCGCGCACACGGCCGCCGGTGACACGGACGACGCGGCGCGGACCGAGACCACGGACGACGCCGCCACCGATGCCGTCCCGTCGTACGTCGTCAAGGGCTCCGGCACCCGCTACAACGGCCAGAAGGCCGAGCTCAACCTCTACAAGGGCGCCGACGGCACCTACCAGATGATCGACTACGGCTTGCGCACCGCGGAGGACCCGTTCAACGGTCCCATGCTGAAGACCTACGACGCCCGCGGCGTCGACGCCGCGTACGCGTCCGGCGTCTGGCCCAGCGGCGTCAAGGTCTTCTCCTCGGCGACCCCCGAGTTCGGCGTGGACGCCACCAACGCCGGTGCGGTGGACGCCCATTGGGCCGCCAACAAGGTGTACGCGTACTACAAGAATCACTTCGGCCGTAAGGGGCTCGACGACAAGGACGAGTACATCAACTCGCTTGTCGGCGTCACGGCCAACGGCGGCCCGTACAACAACGCTTTCTGGGACGGCACCAAGATGGTGTACGGCCAGGGCGGCGGTGACTACCGCACCTTCTCGGCGGACACCGACGTCGTCGGGCACGAGATGACGCACGGCGTCACCCAGTACACCGCGAACCTGGTGTATGTGGGCCAGTCCGGTGCGATCAACGAGGCGATCTCGGACTACTTCGGCAACGCCATCGACCTGGAGGCGAACGGCCAGTCGATGGACGACCCGGACTCTGGTCTGCTCGGCGAGGACCTGTGCACCACGCTCAGCCCGCGCGAGTGCGCCCTGCGTGACCTGAACAACGACATGACCACGCAGAAGGACTTCATCGGTGTCACCGCCCGCGGTGACAGCGGTGGCGTGCACCTCAACTCCCCGATCTTCTCGGGTGCGTTGTGGGACATCCGCAAGGCCCTCGGCGGCGACCTGTCCGACCAGATCGTCTACCGCGCGCTGACTTCCTACATGACGCCGCTGGACGGCTTCACGGAGGGCCGCGCCGCGGTCGTCGCGGCTGCGCAGGAGCTGGGCGCCGGCAAGGCCCAGGTGCGGTCCGTAGAGGACGCCTTCGCCCGCCACGGCATCGTGCCCGGCTGGGAGACCAAGCTCGGCACCGACACGGACACGTTGCTGACCGGCGTCAACACCTACGCCACCAACGTTGGCGCGGGCGGCGGCAAGTACGCCGTCTCGCGCAGCAACGAGGACGGCAGCGAGCCGTACTCGGTGTGGCTGGGTGACACCTCCGGCAAGGGCGCGCCCCGGCAGGTGAGTCCCAACAACGGTGACTACAACGTCTACGCGAGCACCGACGGCAAGACCGTGGTGTGGGCCGACTACAGCAGCAACGGCGTCAAGATCATGGCGCGCCCGGTCGACGGAGGCCTCACCAAGCAGGTCGATGCCATCGGCAGCGACGTCTCCGGGCTCGTCGTGGAGGGCGACTACGTCGCGTACACCGCGGTCAACCCGCAGTACGGCGTGACGAACGTCCGGTACGTCAACATGAAGACCGGCGAGGTCGGCCTGGTCGACGGCGGCCGTCCGGGCCGCATCTCGGGCCTGCCCTCCGTCAAGGGTGGCAAGATCGCCTTCGCGGCGGTGACGCCCGACGCGAACGGCAACGCCGTGCTCGGCATCAACGTCTTCGACGCGGCGGCCGGCACCACCACGGCGATGCCCGTCAGCGACAGCGTGCAGAGCGTCGGCCAGACCGCCATCACCGACGACGGCGTCTTCTGGATCGAGGACACGGACCTGACCGACGGCGGCAAGGCGATGGTGCGCCGCGCCGGCCTCGACGGCACGAACCCCGTCACCGTCGTTCCCGAGTCCGGCAGCGGCTCGCTGTACGCCTACACGCTCACCGCCTCGGACGACGCGGTCACCGTGACCCAGTTGCTCCCGGCCACGAGCTGGGCCAATGAGACGCTGCCGAAGCTGTACCAGGTCGCTCCCGACGGCGAGGGCGGCCCGAAGCGCGTGTCCTGCAACCGCGGTGACCAGGCCTACGCGGCCGCCGACACCGGCCAGCGCGTTCTGTGGCTCGACGGCACCACCGGTTCCACCGACCTCGTGAAGCGGGACAAGCCGGTCGGCAAGTGCTGA
- a CDS encoding helix-turn-helix domain-containing protein, which translates to MRQTELDAQWEALGLDADGLQVYEALLNRPEQPSRAALAQSLGLPVRRVAAALEQLAAHDFTRPAAGSALPQPVAPASALRALLHRHQARLLRRSAELEELTGAVDRISAQLMSTAQDPREIGIETVRGGPAIAERVAALLLSAREEVALIDRPPYASSQPDGMPTPLDMGAPVRRGARVRAIVDREGLSFHGRARGLNELAEQGVQIRLGADLPTKMFTVDRRITLLPPTDAADPTASALVVSDALLGNALVPLFDALWERAVPIGAAGPERISDVDRELLTMLSSGLKDEAIARRLDIHVHTVRRRITRLMHELNAQTRFQAGVQAAIRGWLLP; encoded by the coding sequence GTGAGACAGACCGAGCTGGACGCGCAGTGGGAGGCTCTCGGACTCGACGCCGACGGACTCCAGGTTTACGAAGCCCTGCTCAACCGGCCGGAGCAGCCGTCCCGTGCCGCGCTCGCCCAGTCCCTCGGTCTGCCGGTCCGGCGAGTCGCGGCGGCCCTGGAGCAGCTCGCCGCTCACGACTTCACCCGGCCCGCGGCAGGATCGGCGCTGCCCCAGCCGGTCGCCCCGGCATCTGCCCTGCGCGCTCTGCTCCACCGGCACCAGGCGCGACTGCTGCGCCGCTCGGCCGAGTTGGAGGAGCTGACCGGGGCCGTCGACCGGATCTCGGCGCAGCTCATGAGCACGGCGCAGGATCCGCGGGAGATCGGCATCGAGACCGTGCGGGGCGGTCCCGCGATCGCCGAGCGGGTGGCCGCGCTGCTGCTGTCGGCGCGCGAGGAGGTGGCACTGATCGACCGGCCGCCGTACGCCTCCAGCCAGCCGGACGGCATGCCGACACCGCTGGACATGGGGGCGCCGGTGCGGCGCGGGGCGCGGGTGCGGGCCATCGTCGACCGGGAGGGGCTGAGCTTCCACGGCCGGGCCCGTGGTCTGAACGAGCTGGCGGAGCAGGGGGTGCAGATCCGGCTGGGCGCGGACCTGCCCACCAAGATGTTCACCGTCGACCGGCGGATCACGCTGCTGCCGCCGACCGACGCGGCGGACCCGACGGCCTCGGCGCTGGTGGTGAGCGACGCCCTGCTGGGCAACGCACTGGTGCCGCTGTTCGACGCGCTGTGGGAGCGGGCGGTGCCGATCGGGGCCGCCGGTCCTGAGCGGATCTCGGACGTGGACAGGGAGTTGCTGACGATGCTGTCCTCGGGCCTGAAGGACGAGGCGATCGCGCGCCGCCTGGACATCCATGTGCACACGGTGCGCCGCCGGATCACCCGGCTGATGCATGAGCTGAACGCGCAGACCCGCTTCCAGGCGGGCGTGCAGGCGGCAATCCGGGGCTGGCTCCTGCCCTGA
- the lon gene encoding endopeptidase La, translating to MASTSTPLTLPVLPLDDEVVLPGMVVPLDLNDTDVRAAVEAAQAAARSSGDSKAKVLLVPRIDGTYANTGVLGTVEQVGRLADGDPGALIRGRGRVRIGAGTTGPGAALWVEGLTVEETLPDPLPGSVTELVTEYKALATNWLKKRGAWQVVDRVQQIDDVSALADNSGYSPFLSTGQKVELLETADPVARLKLATAQLREHLAEQDVAETIAKDVQEGVDKQQREFLLRRQLDAVRKELRELNGEQEGEESDDYRARVEAADLPENVREAALKEVDKLERASDQSPEGSWIRTWLDTVLELPWNDRTEDAYDIQGARSVLDAEHFGLDDVKERITEYLAVRKRRADRGLGVVGGRRGGAVLALVGPPGVGKTSLGESVAHAMGRKFVRVALGGVRDEAEIRGHRRTYVGALPGRIVRAIKEAGSMNPVVLLDEIDKVGSDFRGDPAAALLEVLDPAQNHTFRDHYLEVELDLSDVVFLATANVLEAIPEALLDRMELVRLDGYTEDEKVVIARDHLVPRQLDRAGLAEDEVVIGEDALRKLAGEYTREAGVRNLERAVTRVLRKVAAQHELGERELPFTVGEGDLRELVGRPHHVPESAQDPAERRTAVPGVATGLAVTGAGGDVLFVEASLADPETGAAGLTLTGQLGDVMKESAQIALSFLRSHGAELELPVADLKERGVHIHFPAGAVPKDGPSAGVTMTTALASLLSGRQVRTDVAMTGEVSLTGRVLPIGGVKQKLLAAHRAGITTVIIPKRNEPDLDDVPAEVLEKLDVHPVTDVRQVLELALAPASAALEVPVAA from the coding sequence ATGGCTTCGACGTCCACACCGCTCACCCTGCCCGTGCTGCCGCTCGACGACGAGGTGGTACTTCCCGGCATGGTGGTGCCGCTGGACCTGAACGACACCGACGTACGCGCCGCGGTGGAGGCCGCCCAGGCCGCCGCGCGGTCCAGTGGGGACAGCAAGGCGAAGGTGCTGCTTGTTCCGCGGATCGACGGCACGTACGCGAACACCGGCGTGCTCGGCACCGTCGAGCAGGTGGGACGCCTCGCCGACGGCGACCCCGGCGCGCTCATCCGCGGCCGCGGCCGCGTGCGCATCGGCGCGGGCACGACCGGCCCCGGCGCCGCGCTCTGGGTCGAGGGCCTGACCGTCGAGGAGACGCTGCCCGACCCGCTGCCCGGATCCGTGACCGAGCTGGTCACCGAGTACAAGGCGCTCGCCACGAACTGGCTGAAGAAGCGAGGGGCCTGGCAGGTCGTGGACCGCGTCCAGCAGATCGACGACGTGTCCGCCCTCGCCGACAACTCCGGCTACTCGCCGTTCCTGAGCACCGGCCAGAAGGTCGAGCTCCTGGAGACCGCCGACCCGGTCGCCCGCCTCAAGCTCGCCACCGCCCAGCTCCGCGAGCACCTCGCCGAGCAGGACGTCGCCGAGACCATCGCCAAGGACGTCCAGGAGGGCGTCGACAAGCAGCAGCGCGAGTTCCTGCTGCGCCGCCAGCTCGACGCCGTACGCAAGGAACTGCGCGAGCTGAACGGCGAGCAGGAGGGCGAGGAGTCCGACGACTACCGTGCCCGCGTCGAGGCCGCGGACCTGCCCGAGAACGTGCGGGAGGCCGCCCTCAAGGAGGTCGACAAGCTGGAGCGGGCGAGCGACCAGTCGCCCGAGGGCTCCTGGATCCGCACCTGGCTCGACACCGTCCTCGAACTGCCGTGGAACGACCGCACCGAGGACGCCTACGACATCCAGGGCGCCCGCTCCGTCCTCGACGCCGAGCACTTCGGGCTCGACGACGTGAAGGAGCGCATCACCGAGTACCTGGCCGTGCGCAAGCGCCGTGCGGACCGCGGCCTCGGCGTCGTCGGCGGACGGCGCGGCGGCGCGGTGCTCGCCCTCGTCGGCCCGCCCGGCGTCGGCAAGACCAGCCTCGGCGAGTCCGTGGCGCACGCCATGGGCCGCAAGTTCGTCCGCGTCGCCCTCGGCGGCGTCCGCGACGAGGCCGAGATCCGCGGCCACCGGCGTACGTACGTCGGCGCCCTGCCCGGCCGCATCGTGCGGGCGATCAAGGAAGCCGGCTCGATGAACCCGGTGGTGCTCCTCGACGAGATCGACAAGGTCGGCTCGGACTTCCGGGGCGACCCGGCGGCCGCCCTCCTCGAAGTGCTCGACCCGGCGCAGAACCACACCTTCCGCGACCACTACCTGGAGGTCGAACTCGACCTGAGCGACGTCGTCTTCCTGGCGACGGCGAACGTGCTCGAAGCCATCCCCGAGGCCCTGCTCGACCGCATGGAGCTGGTCCGCCTCGACGGCTACACCGAGGACGAGAAGGTCGTCATCGCCCGCGACCACCTGGTGCCCCGCCAGCTGGACCGCGCGGGTCTCGCCGAGGACGAGGTCGTCATCGGTGAGGACGCGCTGCGCAAGCTGGCCGGCGAGTACACGCGCGAGGCCGGCGTGCGCAACCTGGAGCGGGCCGTCACGCGCGTGCTCCGCAAGGTCGCGGCCCAGCACGAACTCGGCGAGCGCGAGCTGCCGTTCACCGTCGGTGAGGGCGATCTGCGCGAGCTGGTCGGGCGGCCGCACCACGTGCCCGAGTCCGCGCAGGACCCGGCCGAGCGGCGCACGGCGGTGCCCGGTGTCGCGACCGGTCTCGCGGTGACCGGAGCGGGCGGCGACGTCCTCTTCGTGGAGGCGTCCCTGGCCGACCCGGAGACGGGCGCGGCCGGACTGACCCTGACCGGTCAGCTGGGCGACGTCATGAAGGAGTCCGCGCAGATCGCGCTCTCCTTCCTGCGCTCGCACGGCGCCGAACTGGAGCTGCCCGTCGCCGACCTGAAGGAGCGCGGCGTGCACATCCACTTCCCGGCGGGCGCGGTCCCCAAGGACGGCCCGAGCGCCGGCGTCACCATGACGACGGCCCTCGCCTCGCTCCTGAGCGGCCGGCAGGTCCGTACGGACGTGGCGATGACCGGTGAGGTGTCGCTGACCGGGCGCGTGCTGCCCATCGGCGGCGTGAAGCAGAAGCTGCTCGCCGCGCACCGGGCGGGGATCACGACGGTGATCATCCCGAAGCGCAACGAGCCGGACCTGGACGACGTCCCGGCCGAGGTCCTGGAGAAGCTGGACGTCCACCCCGTGACGGACGTCCGCCAGGTCCTGGAACTGGCCCTCGCCCCCGCCTCGGCGGCCCTGGAGGTCCCCGTCGCGGCGTGA
- a CDS encoding GNAT family N-acetyltransferase, protein MAYYIGGGGMTADARVRDWVDGWVLSRGAAPPSAEPWGFTVHVGLESHVSRHVLGAVNDGVREGDVREAARSVRATGAQLKVFADPERVLPWLGPGWEPYDLGDVLMTAELTGAEPPAPPAGYRVRTWTRDGVTRVLVTDAEGTFAARGQTATTGASTVVDMIETSEDHRRRGLGRVVMGTLQAAARAGGARRGVLAGTPAGQFLYRSLGWRTVAPLTNARRRPATAA, encoded by the coding sequence ATGGCCTATTACATCGGGGGTGGCGGCATGACGGCCGACGCGCGGGTACGGGACTGGGTCGACGGCTGGGTGCTCTCGCGCGGGGCCGCTCCCCCGTCCGCCGAGCCCTGGGGGTTCACGGTCCACGTCGGCCTGGAGTCGCACGTGAGCCGGCACGTCCTGGGGGCGGTGAACGACGGCGTGCGCGAGGGCGACGTGCGCGAGGCCGCCCGGTCCGTGCGCGCGACGGGCGCCCAGCTCAAGGTCTTCGCCGACCCGGAGCGCGTGCTGCCGTGGCTCGGGCCCGGGTGGGAGCCCTACGACCTCGGCGACGTCCTGATGACGGCCGAGCTGACCGGCGCCGAGCCGCCCGCGCCCCCGGCCGGGTACCGGGTGCGCACCTGGACCCGTGACGGCGTGACCCGCGTCCTGGTCACCGACGCCGAGGGCACGTTCGCCGCCCGGGGCCAGACCGCCACGACCGGGGCGAGCACGGTGGTGGACATGATCGAGACCTCCGAGGACCACCGGCGCCGGGGCCTGGGCAGGGTCGTCATGGGCACCCTCCAGGCGGCGGCCCGCGCCGGGGGCGCCCGGCGCGGCGTCCTCGCGGGAACCCCGGCGGGCCAGTTCCTCTACCGCTCCCTGGGCTGGCGCACCGTGGCCCCGCTGACCAACGCCCGGCGCCGGCCCGCGACGGCGGCCTGA
- a CDS encoding DUF3626 domain-containing protein, producing MSAPVTPLTRAQDAALRALRATALAGREDALARLARCGVDEDAAEGLIALVRRHARVTLNFHPDRLLADGRTTVAAGLAADGRYRGQYETGLSNGSRTAHPGGLRDDWEHALFGGAYAGATAAERPKYGALNVMRHPDGAAPRFGSCHVRLRPEATERATFCFGDSHVGPADMGTADALHSVLAALLTDAVESGQSLGLAGADPAAEIRALGTPAAPRGPGRSLDFYVEAQVHGDVDLRTDAEALVLDPSFRGTETGELLAGLGLPVEWHGGFVLGPEVPDEEIAAFRGPGVVPVVGRVRAEFSDGGRIDAACVGRAAASAAREPEGWSAYGAPDEVLQYVKQLWHCLVRFGRSGTGGVPAARS from the coding sequence ATGAGCGCACCCGTGACCCCGCTGACCCGTGCCCAGGACGCCGCCCTGCGAGCCCTGCGAGCGACCGCCCTGGCCGGCCGCGAGGACGCGCTCGCCCGGCTGGCCCGGTGCGGGGTGGACGAGGACGCGGCCGAGGGGCTGATCGCCCTGGTGCGCCGGCACGCGCGCGTGACCCTGAACTTCCACCCGGACCGGCTGCTCGCCGACGGACGGACCACGGTCGCGGCCGGGCTCGCCGCGGACGGGCGCTACCGGGGCCAGTACGAGACGGGACTCTCGAACGGGAGCCGGACCGCGCACCCGGGCGGACTGCGCGACGACTGGGAGCACGCCCTGTTCGGCGGGGCGTACGCGGGCGCGACGGCCGCGGAGCGGCCCAAGTACGGGGCGCTGAACGTGATGCGGCACCCGGACGGTGCCGCGCCCCGCTTCGGTTCCTGCCATGTGCGGCTGCGCCCGGAGGCGACCGAGCGGGCCACCTTCTGCTTCGGCGACAGCCACGTCGGCCCCGCGGACATGGGCACGGCCGACGCCCTGCACTCCGTGCTCGCCGCGCTGCTCACCGACGCCGTGGAGAGCGGGCAGTCACTCGGGCTCGCGGGGGCGGACCCCGCGGCGGAGATCCGCGCCCTGGGCACCCCGGCCGCACCGCGCGGCCCCGGCCGCTCGCTCGACTTCTACGTGGAGGCGCAGGTGCACGGAGACGTGGACCTGCGCACGGACGCGGAGGCGCTGGTGCTCGACCCGTCGTTCCGGGGCACCGAGACCGGCGAGCTGCTGGCGGGTCTCGGGCTGCCCGTCGAGTGGCACGGCGGGTTCGTGCTCGGCCCGGAGGTGCCGGACGAGGAGATCGCCGCGTTCCGGGGGCCGGGGGTGGTGCCGGTCGTGGGGCGGGTGCGGGCGGAGTTCTCGGACGGCGGGCGGATCGACGCGGCCTGTGTCGGGCGCGCGGCGGCCTCGGCGGCCCGGGAGCCCGAGGGCTGGTCGGCGTACGGGGCGCCGGACGAGGTGCTGCAGTACGTCAAGCAGCTGTGGCACTGCCTGGTGCGGTTCGGGAGGAGCGGTACCGGCGGCGTACCAGCGGCCAGATCGTGA
- a CDS encoding rhomboid-like protein → MKAHVHTETRRAPARAPLDGIPAQPGAPDRERMPAARRRLRPWRLLPTPTGTPFTFGYACLLLGTSLFMEFGDPDTVAAALRGSSTDVAHLAEHPVRVLLASALWIAGGLTSPFVIAFVVVLTALERRIGGLRAAGVFLLGHVLATLATEIPVGLSVMAGHLPHSSLHRLDYGISFGVAASIGALAGLLPRWPRRLVLAAFAATLVQDLLTFEDPMTGWGHLLALAIGVTIWPLVRRRYRSSRTAPGSATAA, encoded by the coding sequence GTGAAGGCACACGTGCACACCGAGACCCGCCGGGCCCCCGCCCGCGCCCCGCTCGACGGCATCCCCGCCCAGCCCGGCGCCCCCGACCGGGAGCGGATGCCGGCCGCCCGGCGGCGGCTGCGGCCCTGGCGGCTGCTGCCCACGCCCACCGGGACGCCCTTCACCTTCGGCTACGCCTGCCTGCTGCTCGGCACGTCGCTGTTCATGGAGTTCGGCGACCCGGACACGGTCGCCGCCGCGCTGCGCGGATCCAGCACCGACGTCGCCCATCTGGCCGAACATCCCGTACGCGTCCTGCTCGCCAGCGCCCTGTGGATCGCAGGCGGCCTCACGTCACCCTTCGTGATCGCCTTCGTCGTCGTGCTGACCGCGCTGGAGCGCCGCATCGGCGGGCTGCGCGCGGCCGGTGTCTTCCTGCTCGGCCACGTTCTCGCGACGCTGGCCACGGAGATCCCGGTGGGCCTGTCCGTCATGGCGGGACACCTGCCGCACAGCTCCCTGCACCGGCTCGACTACGGCATCAGCTTCGGTGTCGCCGCCAGCATCGGCGCCCTCGCCGGTCTGCTCCCGCGGTGGCCCCGCCGGCTGGTGCTCGCCGCCTTCGCGGCGACGCTGGTGCAGGACCTGCTCACCTTCGAGGACCCGATGACCGGCTGGGGGCACCTCCTGGCCCTCGCGATCGGCGTCACGATCTGGCCGCTGGTACGCCGCCGGTACCGCTCCTCCCGAACCGCACCAGGCAGTGCCACAGCTGCTTGA